Within Candidatus Obscuribacterales bacterium, the genomic segment TTTGGCCTGTAGATCGGGCTGGGCGATCGCCCCCCAACTCACCTCAATCACCCCTGAAGTGTATCCAATTTCCCATCCAAAAAACGCGGATTTTCGGGGGAAAATCCAGGCAAAATTTGCTGCTTGAACTGCCTTAAATCAAGACATTAATTCTTAGAAATAGACCTAAAACAAACACAATAGACTCATATTAAGACAGTTATGTATAACCGAGAGATTAATAGTCTTAAATTAGGACTTATTTCAAGACTATTTGTATTTATATAAGACATTGTTTGCAAGCGATCGCTCCCTAGTTTTAGAACCACAAAAACGCCGTTTTTCAATCTCCCGTTATCCAGCCAAACGCGATCGCTCCATTTCGCCCATTTGTGCGATCACCAAATTCTTTATCTCAAAACGAGACGCTTAATCTTGTTGTTAGTCTTGACTTAAGACTTAAAAATTCAACTTAAGACTTAGATTAAGACTTAAAAAGTTAATTCAAGACTGAATTTCTTAACAAAGATAGCGATCGTCGATATTGCCCATCATTCTTAGTTCTAGGTATTCTTTTGGTAAAACATCCCACTCAGATTTACGCTAACAATCAGCCCAATAAGTTGATAGGTAAAAACCATGTCTAAAAACCATTACAAACTCAGCTTGTTCAACCGGCGATCGCCCATCCTGTGGGGAGCGATCGCCCTTGCTCTCACCCTAGGAGCCTGCGGCGAAACCACCCCTAGCGCTGATTCTGATGCTACCGATACTGCCGATACTGCCGACACCACCACCAGCGGTGAAGGGCTGAAAATTGGCACCTTGCTGCCGATCACCGGCGACCTCGCCCAATATGGTGGCCCTATGCAAGATTCCGCCACCTTATTAGTTGAAACCGTGAACAGCTGCGGCGGCGTTCTAGGGCAGCCCGTGCAGCTCATTTCTGAAGATGACCAAACCGACCCGGCGGCTGGGGCCGCCGCCATGAGTAAACTTGCCGAAGTCGATCAAGTCTCCGGTGTCGTGGGAGCTGCTGCTAGCTCCGTTTCTAGTGCTGCAGTTGACATCGCCGTTCGCAACCAAGTGGTCGAAATTTCCCCTTCCGCCACCAGTCCCGTTTTCACCGAACAAGCTAAAGCCGGTGACTTTGATGGCTACTGGTTCCGCACAGCACCGCCCGACACCTTCCAAGGCCAAGCCCTGGCCCAGTTAGCGATGGATCAGGGGTATGAAACCGTTGCCGTCATGGGCATCAATAATGACTACGGTAGCGGACTAGTTCAGTCCTTTACTGACGCCTATACCGCCCTCGGCGGCACCGTCGTCAACCAAGACAATCCCACCCTCTATCCCCCCGATGCTTCCTCCTTCGACTCCGAAGTCAGCAGCGTCTTCAATGGTTCCCCCGACGCCGTTCTGCTAGTTGCCTATCCTGAGACTGGTAGTCTTATTTTGCAAGCTGCCTTTGAACAAGGTTTTCTGGGTGGCGATACCCAAGTATTGCTCACCGATGGCATGAAAGATGCCAGCATAGCTGAACTGGTTGGCAAAGACAGCGATGGTAGCTTCGTTATTTCTGGCGTCATGGGCACTGCGCCCAGTGCTGGCGGCCCTGGATTAGAGCAATTCACCGCCGTCTATAATGATGCATTTAACCGCGACCCCTCTGTTTTTGATCCCAACACATGGGATGCCACCGCTCTCATTGCCCTAGCAGCAGAAGCAGCCGGCGACACGAGTGGTACTGCTATCCGCGATGCCATTCGCAGCGTCGCGAATGCACCTGGCACCGAAGTTACAGATGTCTGTGAAGCCCTAGAACTCGTCCGCCAAGGAGAAGAGATCAACTACCAAGGTGCCAGTGGCCCAGTAGATTTGGATGAACAGGGCGATGTGGTCGGTAGCTACGATATTTGGACTGTCGGCGACGATGGTGCCATTCAAGTTCAAGAAACCATTGAAATTAGTGGCTAAGTATCAGGAAAACTCCTACCTGATTGAGTAGCTAAGCAAGCAAGTTTCCCAAGGCGATCGCCTTGGGAAACTTAACAGTTGAAGTTTTAGGATCGTTTTAGAATCACTGTAAAAACAGAGCGATCGTTAGTTTTTTTAACGGTGCTAAAACCTTCCCCCAAAACGCTCAACGTTGTATTCATTCATCACCCCCATGAACCAACCCAACGAACCTAAGGCCAAACAAAATGCTTTTTGGCCAACCATTGATTCCATCAAACGTGCCCGTGAAGTAGCCCAACAAGGATTTTGGGCTGCTGTGATAGTAGCTGTGGTGACTGCCATTTTCACGGTTGTTTCCATCATGGCTGGCAATATTGCAGGACTGCCTATCAGCGCCTGGTCATTTATCGATGTCGGCATCTTTGTGGCGATCGCCATAGGTATTCGCCGCATGTCTCGCATTGCTGCGGTTCTAGGCTTAGTAGTCTACGTAGGCAATCAACTGTATATCTGGTCTGTCACTGGCCCACGGACAACCGGTATTATCGTGGTCGTCTTCCTGATTTTGGCCTTCATCCATGGTGTGCGCGGCACCTTTGCCTACCACAGCTACCGCAAGCAAG encodes:
- a CDS encoding ABC transporter substrate-binding protein, encoding MSKNHYKLSLFNRRSPILWGAIALALTLGACGETTPSADSDATDTADTADTTTSGEGLKIGTLLPITGDLAQYGGPMQDSATLLVETVNSCGGVLGQPVQLISEDDQTDPAAGAAAMSKLAEVDQVSGVVGAAASSVSSAAVDIAVRNQVVEISPSATSPVFTEQAKAGDFDGYWFRTAPPDTFQGQALAQLAMDQGYETVAVMGINNDYGSGLVQSFTDAYTALGGTVVNQDNPTLYPPDASSFDSEVSSVFNGSPDAVLLVAYPETGSLILQAAFEQGFLGGDTQVLLTDGMKDASIAELVGKDSDGSFVISGVMGTAPSAGGPGLEQFTAVYNDAFNRDPSVFDPNTWDATALIALAAEAAGDTSGTAIRDAIRSVANAPGTEVTDVCEALELVRQGEEINYQGASGPVDLDEQGDVVGSYDIWTVGDDGAIQVQETIEISG